The Pseudomonadota bacterium nucleotide sequence AACTCCGCCGCCAGGATCGGAAATAACATCCAGGCGACGAACGCTGCGGCGATGCCACCCAGCAAGGCCAACGCCCAATCAAACAAGAAGAAGCCGGACACTTCCCAGAGTGCAAACAGGGCGGCCGCGCCGGCGATCAACAGCGCGGAGACAGCCAATGTGAGCAAGATCGTCCACAGCATCGGTCGGCGGATACGCTTGTCGCCGAGTTGTTCGAACGCCAGGACCAGCGCTTCTATCATGATGCCATCTCCGGATTGCTACGGTGCGCCAAAGCGCATCCTCCCGTCCGCTCAAGGGCGGCTTGTATTGCGTTGCCACCGGCGCTGCAAGCTATGTCCGGCGCGTTACAGCACTCTTGTCCTGCGCAAGTCGTGCGCAATGTCGAATAGGTACGGGGTACTGGTGGATAGAAAGCACCAAGCCCCTTATAGTGCGGCCCGCAACAACCCCTGGCGCGGATGAATCGGAGAGAAAATATGACGCAACCCAGTATGGATGTGGTCGGCATTGGCAATGCGATCGTCGATGTGATTGCCCACGCCGAGGATTCTTTTCTCGTCGATCACGCGCTGGCCAAGGGCACCATGACATTGATCGATGCCGTGCAGGCCGAGGCGTTGTACGGCGCGATGGGGGTGGGCGTTGAAGTATCGGGCGGCTCTGCCGCCAATACCATGGTCGGGCTGGCCTTGCTGGGCGGCGCGGCGGGTTATGTCGGCAAGATCAGTGAAGACACGCTGGGCGGTGTATTCGGCCACGATATTGGTGCAGCGGGCGTGCGCTTCGAGACCGCACCCTCGGTCGACAGCGCACCCACAGCGCGCTGCCTGATCCTTGTTACCGACGATGCGCAGCGCACCATGAACACCTATCTCGGAGCTTGTGTCGAACTTGGCCCCGACGACATCGACGAAGCGTTCATTGCCGCCGCCAAGATTACCTATATGGAAGGTTATCTCTGGGACCCGCCTGGCGCCAAGCAGGCCTTTCGTAAGGCGCAAGGAATCGCCGCAGCGCATGGCCGGCGGGTGGCTCTCAGCCTGTCTGACCCGTTTTGCGTCGAGCGTCATCGTGCAGAACTGCGCGAGTTGGTCGAGCATCATGTCGACATTCTGTTTGCCAACGAGGATGAGATCCTTTCGCTCTATCAGGTTGGAGATTTCGACGCCGCGCTTCAGCAAGTCAGCAAACATTGCGAAATCGCAGCGCTGACGCGGAGCGAGCATGGTTCGGTCGTGGTCGGACGCGGCGAAGTCCACGTCATTGGCGCGGCGCCTGTGGCGCGGGTGAAAGATACCACTGGCGCTGGTGATCTCTATGCCGCCGGATTCCTCTACGGCATCACCCATGATTTCGATTTAGCGCGCTGCGGCCGGCTTGGCGCTTTGGCTGCGGCCGAAGTAATTTCTCATTTCGGCCCCAAGCCCGAATCGGATATTGCCCAACTCGTGGCCGCGAGCGGGCGCCCACCGGCCGTATAAGGGCGCCGTAAATACGTTTAATTTCAATGCTTTGCCATTTGTCATATCGTTGTATGACGGGGCGACGACGGATTTAGGGGGAGCGCAGGAATGGGCCAGTTGGTGGACGGCGTTTGGCAAACTGAAACGCTTGAGGTGCGCTCAAAGGACGGCAGTTTCGTGCGCGCCGACACCCAGTTCCGCGATCAAATCACGGCCGACGGTGCGTCCGGCTTCAAGGCGGAGAAAGGGCGCTATCATCTCTATATCTCACTCGCCTGCCCTTGGGCCCACCGCACATTAATATATCGCCAACTCAAAGGCTTAGAAGACGCGATCAGCGTCTCGGTCGTCGATCCATTCATGGCGGATCAGGGTTGGCAGTTTGGCGATAGTGAGGGCTGCATCGCCGATCCGCTGTTCGCCGCCGGCTACATGTACGAAATCTATACCCAAGCGCGGAGCGATTATTCCGGCCGCGTTACGGTGCCGGTGTTGTGGGACAGGGAACGCGCCACAATCGTCAGCAATGAATCTTCCGAGATCATTCGCATGATGAACAGCGAATTCGCTGCGCTGACAGCCGAAACGCCTGATTACTGTCCACTTGAGCTACGAAGTGAAATAGATGCGGTCAATGACCGGGTCTATGCCGACATCAACAACGGCGTCTACCGCACCGGGTTTGCCGCTGCTCAGCGCGCCTATGAGCAAGCCTTTGATCAACTCTTTGCGGCGCTCGATTGGCTGGAAGAGAGATTGCGGACGCGGCGCTATCTATGCGGCGCACAATTGACCGAAGCGGATTGGCGGCTGTTTCCGACGCTGGTGCGTTTCGATCCTGTCTATTTCGGGCACTTCAAATGCAATCTCCGAAGAATCGCAGACTATCCGTGCCTTTCCAGTTACTTACGGGAGCTATACCAAATCCCGGGCATCGCTGAGCTGTGCAATTTCCGTCACATCAAGGAACATTATTACCGCAGCCATGAGAGCCTCAATCCGACCCGCATCGTGCCGCGCGGACCCGAGATGTACCTGAACCAGCCGCATGACAGGGACCAACTCTGAAGGCAACCCGGCGAGCATATCGTGACTAACGGCCGCTCTCCCGCCACGCCGCCAGGAGACGGGCTCGGCTCGGCTGCCGGGAAATCTTGGCGCGCCACACTTCTCAATTACCGGGACCGGCGCATCGCCGCGATCCTCTTTCTCGGTCTCTCGAGCGGCCTGCCGCTCGCTCTGGTGTTGGGTACGCTGGGCATATGGCTAGCACGCGAAGGCATCGACAAGACGACGGTCGGCCTGTTCTCTGCCGTGACCCTGCCCTACACACTGAAATTCCTGTGGGCGCCGCTCCTCGACCGGGCGCCGTTTCCGCTGCTGACGCGCTGGCTCGGGCAGCGCCGCGGCTGGACGGTGGCCAGCCAAGTGGCGCTGATACCCGCGATTTGCGCCATGGCGCTCACCGATCCGGCGGCGAATCCGGCGCTGATGGCGGGTTTTGCGCTGCTTGTCTCGTTTTGCAGCGCTAGTCAGGATGTGGTGATCGACGCCTACCGAGTGGAGCTTCTCGAAGAGGAAAAGATTGGCGTCGGTGCCAGCACGGTGGTCTTGGGCTATCGTGTCGGCATGCTGGTTTCCGGAGCCGGCGCGCTTTATCTGGCCGAGGGGCTCGATTGGAGCGTGGTCTATTTTATTATGGCCGCGCTCATGCTCATCGGTGTCGCGACGATCCTGCTGAGCCGCGAGCCAGTGCGTGGCATCGACATCGAGACCGAGCGCCGCGAGCGTCGGGTTGGTGAGTATTTGGCTAGCCGGCCCGAATTGACGGGACGGCGGGCGGTGGTTCTTGCCTGGGCTTACGGCGCGGTGATCGGCCCCTTCGCCGATTTCACGACCCGCCCACTGTGGCTCGTCATTCTGCTGTTCATCGTCTTTTTCAAGCTCGGCGATTCCATGGCCGGTGTGATGACCGGTTATTTCATGGTCGAGCTCGGCTTCAGCAATGCTGAGATCGCCTACGTCGGCAAGATTTTCGGCTTTGGCGCCACGATGGTGGGATTTGTTGCCGGTGGGTGGCTGATCGCTCAAATGGGCATGCTGTGGGCGCTATGGATTTGCGGCGGTTTGCAGATGCTCTCCAATATGATGTTCGCCGTTCAGGCCATGGTCGGTCACGATACCGGCATGCTGGCCGCCGCGGTTGGGGTTGAGAATCTCGCCGGAGGCATGGGAACGGCGGCGCTTGTGGCCTATCTGTCGAGCCTGTGCAATCTCGCCTACACGGCGACGCAATATGCGCTGTTGAGCGCTATCGCGGCGCTTGGTCGCACTTTTCTTGCCGCGCCAGCGGGGCGACTGGCCGAGATGCTGGATTGGGCGCCGTTTTTCCTGGTGACGACGCTCGCCGCATTGCCAGGATTGGCTTTGTTGCTGTGGTTGACGGTGGCGCACAGGCAGAGCGTGGCGCGGTCGGATGTGGATGCTCCTGAGACGCCTTAGGCAACCGGCGACAGGCTGACAAACCGAAGCTTTTTGTATGGAAACAGTCGGTTACGGTTTATCCGGTCTGATCGCTTGTTTCAGCGCCAGCAGCATTTCATCTTCTTCGCTGACCACTGGTTTATCTTCAGCGGCTGGGGCGGCGGCCGTGACGGGGCTTGCATCGTCCAACGTTGGTTCACGCAGGTCGTCCGCAGTTATTGCTTGGGCGCTGTTCTGGGCGCCATCTTCGACCATATATTCGCTCGCCCAATCATCGTCGTCGAGCGACTTGGATTTGTCGACCGACTTGGCGTTGTCGACCGTCTTGGCGTCGGCTTTAGCGTTTGCCTGGTCTACCGAAGGATCGTCGGTTTCTGAATTGCCTTGCTTGCTAACCCAGCTGCTGTCGTCATCTCCGTCTTCTGCGCCGGACTCGTCCAATTCATCGGCCAAGCGCTGGCTGTTCTTAATCGCCCGCGCATTCAACGCATTGAAATCAAATTTGAGGCGCTCACTCTTTTCAGCGCCGCCCTGCTGTAGCGATTGGGCTTGTGACACCGGGCTATAGAGTTGCGGTTCACTCGCCCCGTCGCTCGCGGCAGACCCGTCTGGAGTGTCGTAAAACTGTGCCGCTGCTGGTGGTGGTGGCGCCTCTTGCGCGGCTCGTTGAGAAGTCGAAGACATGCGATTGCCAAGGGCGTTGACCGCATCTTCAAGCGGCGCAACGAAATTGCTGATGCTCTGCGCCGTGCGGACATTATTTCGGGTGAGCGCGGTTTCTAAACTTAGTGCTAAATCGGCGAGCCCGCGCGTTACAGCTATGATGCGCTCCTCGCCGCGTTCCGCTCTCTCGGCCACGCCATGCATCAAGGTAAGCAACGAATCTTCGCGTTTTTCAGCCGATTCCAGCCGCTCGACCAGCAATGTGAGGGCGCGCGAACGCTGCTCCACTAGGCCGATCTGTTCGGCCATGACGCTCACTTCTCTGCCCTTATATTCAGCGCCTTCCATCCGCTCCACTAAAGAAATGATTGCGTCGTTGCGCGTCTCCGAGCGCTCGAAGCGTTCCGCCAAGGCAAGCAGTGCCTTGCCAAGTGGCGTATCGTCCTGTGCGGTTGAAGCTGGCAGTCCAGCCTGCCCATATTGCGACTGGTCGCGGCGTGGGCCGGTGCCGAGTTCTTCGTTGGCGGCTTGGGTGAGCGCGTTGGTGACCCATTCGCCAATGGTCTCTCAGCGCCGTGCCGCGGCTTTGCTCGCCTTCGCGCGGGCTTCCCTCGAGACGCCTCTGACTGACCAGGGCGACGGCGCCTTGGCGCGCGCCTCGCCATTGCCGCTGTCGGGGCGGTTGTCAACCATCGCCCGGCCTGAATTTGCATGTCGTACAGCCATGCTGCGCCATATATGATGCCGAACGGAAATTTATCTCGTGTCTAACTCTGTAGCACATACCACTAACAGACTGATCACACAAGTATATACATCGTTTTATTGTTTAGTTACAAGGTGCTATCAACCACCATTGCTAGTATGCGCGAGCTAAATGATCGCAAAATATGGTATTCCTTCTAAGGGGCGTTAAAACGCGCCGGTAGCACATTGCAAGCACGGCCAGCGCTCAAACGGCGACATTCAGCTTGTAGGACATTATGTACTACAAGCAATATGTACTACAAGCAATTGGCGATTCCTTGATCGCCGCGTGAGAGCTTGTACCGACCTAACCAAAATTTGTTAGGCGTGCTCGTCCAACGCGTATCCAGCGGCGCGCACGGTCCTGATAATATCCTGTTTTCCGCCGGCGTTTAGTGTTCTGCGTAGGCGCCGGACATGGACATCGACCGTTCTCGATTCAAGATATATTTCCCGCCCCCACACGGCATCGAGCAATTGCTCACGGCTGAAGACGCGGCCGGGATGCTCCATGAAGTGGCGCAGGAGGCGAAATTCTGTCGGGGCCAAACGAATTGGGTCGCCGCCGCGTGTCACCCGGTATTTAGCGAGGTCCATGGTCACGTCGGCGAACTGAATGATCTCGGCTTCAAAAGCGGGGCGCAGCCGGCGCAGCACGGCGCGCACCCGCGCCACCAATTCGCTCGGTGAGAACGGCTTGACGATATAATCGTCGGCGCCGTAATCGAGACCGCGCACCCGGTCGCTTTCCTCGCCACGCGCTGTCAGCATGATGATCGGCAGATTCTGCGTCTGAGTTGCGCGGCGAATGCGGCGGCAAACTTCGATGCCGGAAATCCGCGGCATCATCCAGTCTAGAATAACGAGATCCGGGCAGCGCTCGGCGATCATCGTCATCGCCTCCTCGCCGTTCACCGCCTCGCCGACTTCGAAGCCGCCGCGTTCAAGATTGTAGCGCACCAAAGTCAGCAGATCGGCCTCATCGTCGACCACAAGCACATATGGTTTCACGGGTTCACGGGTTCACGGCTTTACGGCCTCATCGCCGGCACGATCCGGCGCCGTTGCGAACGGCGTCGTATCGCCCTTGGGGCGCGCCTCGCTGAGTGGCTTGCCGGTCACGAGAAAGGTGATGGTCTCGGCGATATTTGTGGCGTGATCGCCCATACGCTCGATGTTCTTGGCGATAAACAGAAGATGAGTGCACGGCGTGATGTGGCGCGGATCTTCCATCATATAGGTCAGTAGCTCGCGGAATAGGCTGTTATAGGTCTCGTCCACTTCTTCATCGCGCCGCCACACCGCCAGCGCCTTCTCGGCATCGCGCGCCAGATAGGCGTCCAATACATCCTTGATCATGCCCTGGACGATTTGCGACATGCGCGGGATGACCGCCACCGGGCGCATTGGTTCGACCTGGGAAAGCGCGCTCGCCCGTTTGGCGACGTTGGCAGCGTAATCGCCGATCCGTTCTAAATCGCTCGATATTTTGAGCGACGCAGTGATCAGTCGGAGATCGGCCGCCATCGGTTGGCGGAGAGCGAGAAGACGCATCACCAGCTGGTCGATTTCATGCTCGAGTTGGTCGATAGGTTGGTCGTCGGCGATGACCGTCGCGGCCAGTTCCGGATCGCGTTTTATCAACGCCGTGATGGCCTTGGCCAATTGCTGCTCGACCATGCCGCCCATGCGCAGAATGGTGTCGGTCATCTGGTTGAGTTCTTCGTCATAGCGCTTGACGGTATGCTTAGGCATGGCCTCGTCCTTTCAGGCGTTCTTGCGGTTTAGCCGAAGCGCCCAGTGATGTAATCTTGGGTGCGCTTCTCTTCCGGGTTGGTAAATATGGCTTCGGTATCGCCGAACTCCACTAGCTTTCCCAAATGGAAAAACGCGGTGTACTGAGAAACGCGGGCTGCTTGCTGCATATTGTGCGTAACGATGGCGATGGTGAAGTCCTCTTTCAACTCGTCGATCAGTTCCTCCACCTTGGCGGTGGCGATTGGATCAAGCGCCGAGCACGGCTCATCCATCAAAATAACTTCGGGACTGATGGCGATGGCGCGCGCTATGCAGAGGCGCTGTTGTTGTCCACCCGACAGGCTGGTGGCAGACGCGTTCATGCGATCGGCTACCTCAACGAACAGCCCGGCCCGGCGCAAACTATTTTCGACGATTTCATCGAGCTCGCCGGCGTTTTCGGCGAGGCCGTGAATGCGCGGCCCATAGGCGACATTGTCATAGATCGATTTGGGAAACGGATTTGGTTTTTGGAAGACCATGCCGACGCGGGCGCGAAGCTGAATGACGTCAAGTTCGCGGGCGTAGATATCGCCGCCGTCGAGCAGCACTTCGCCGCTCACGTTGCAGCCCTCAATGATATCGTTCATGCGGTTCAAGCAGCGCAGGAAAGTCGATTTGCCGCAGCCTGACGGGCCGATCAACGCGCTCACGCGCTTTTCGGCAACATTCATATCAACATCAAACAGCGCCTGGTTGGCGCCATAAAATACGTTAAGCCCCGTGATCTGCATCTTGTGCGCCGGCGCCTGTTCTTCCTGAATGCTTGCCGGGTCCATTGTCGTCCCGGTTATTGGTATGGTCATGGCATTGTCTCTTTCAAGATTCAGTCACGCCCGCCTACCAGCGGATTTCGAAACGCCGCCGCAGATAGACTGCAAGCGCATTCATGATGATGAGGAAGGCAAGCAGGACGAGAATTGCGGCGGACATTTTTTCGGTGAATCCGCGTTCCGGACTATCTGCCCACAGAAAAATTTGTACGGGAAGGGCGGTTGCTGAATCGAATGGCGCCGAGGGGATATCAACGATGAATGCGACCATGCCGATCATCAGGAGTGGTGCCGTTTCGCCGAGCGCGCGGGCCATGCCGATAATCGTCCCGGTCATGATCCCCGGCATCGCCAGCGGCAGCACATGATGCGACACCACTTGCAGCGGCGAGGCGCCGACGCCGTGCGCGGCTTCGCGAATGGAAGGCGGTACCGCGGAAAGTGCGGCGCGCGTGGCGATGATGATGGTGGGCAGCGTCATCAGCATCAGCGTTAGTCCGCCGACGATAGCGGTCGAGCGTGGCAGCTCGAAAAGCTGAATGAAAATAACCAATCCGAGCAAGCCGAAGACGATCGAGGGCACGGCGGCCAAATTGTTGATGTTGACCTCGACAAAATCTGTGAGGCTGTTCTTGGGCGCAAACTCCTGCAGATAGATCGCCGCGGCGACGCCGAGGGGAAAGGCCAGAACGAGGGTAATCAACAAGGTCCAAAACGATCCGGCCAGCGCGCCGCCGATGCCGGCCAATTCCGGCTCGCGCGAATCCGAGCCGGTAAAAAACCGGCCGTTGAACACAGTGCGCAAATCTTCGGCCGCCTCGAAGCGGTCGAGCCAGCCAAGCTGGCGGTCGTCGAGGCGGCGTTCCGCTTCCGGCACAGCACGCGGCAGGCTGCCCTTGGTTATCATGTCGACATCGCTGGAGGCGGTCAGCCAGATTTTCTGCACCGTCCCCACCAGCTCGGGGTCGCGCTCGATCATGCCGCGCAATTCAAAGCGCGCACCCTTGCTCATCAAACCGATCAACTGACGCCTCTCGGCGCGTTCAACGACTTCGGGGAATGCTTTGAACAGGGCATTGCGTATGATCTTGCCGTATTTTCCATCGGCCAGATCGCCCTTTTGGTTGGTGCCGCTGGGATCGATCAATGCGGATTCGAGAGCGACCTCAAGCCTGATTTCCGTTTTGACGAAAGCGGGATAGCCGCGCGCGATGACCGAGCCAATGAGCACCACCAAAACGCCGAGCGCGAGGACAATAGCCAGGATGCCGAGCACCTTCATCCGGCGTTCCCGGCGGTAGCGCTTTTTCAGCCGTCGCTTGCTGAATTCCGAAACCTGCCAGCCCGCGCCCGTCATTCGTACTGCTCGCGATATTTGCGCGCGATATAAAGCGCCAGGACATTGAGCGCCAAAGTGGCGAGAAAGAGTGCCAGACCAAGCGCGAAGGCGGCCAGGGTTTTGGCACTATCGAATTCCTGATCGCCGACCAGAAGGGTGACCATTTGTGCGGTCACCGTGGTCACAGCGTCGAGCGGATTGGCCGTGAGCTTGGCCGCGAGGCCCGCCGCCATGACGACGATCATGGTTTCACCGATGGCGCGGCTGATGGCCAGCAAACAGGCCGCGACGATACCCGGCAGCGCCGCCGGCAGGATCACTTTCAGCACGGTTTCCGCGCGGGTTGCTCCCATCGCAAGTGAGCCTTCCCGCAGCGCGCGCGGCACCGCGACGATGGCGTCATCGCTCAGCGAAGAAATGAACGGAATGATCATGATGCCCATCACCGCGCCAGCCGCGAGCGCGCTCTCGGACGCGACATCCAGGCCGAGATAGGCGCCGGCGCCGCGCAATGCAGGGGCGACCGTCAGCGCGGCGAAAAAGCCGTACACCACGGTCGGTACGCCGGCCAGGATTTCAAGCATCGGCTTGATCGTGTTGCGAACCCGAGGGTTGGCGAACTCGGCCATATAGATTGCCGAAAACAGCCCGATCGGCAGGGCGACCAACATCGCGATCAAAGTAATCAACAACGTGCCGGTAAAGAGCGGTACCGCGCCGAAAGCGCCCGAACTACCGACCTGATCGTTGCGGATGGCAGTTTGCGGGCTCCATTCAAGACCGAACAGGAAATCGCCCACCGGCACGATGGAAAAGAAGCGGATCGATTCGAACAGCACCGAGAGGATGATGCCGACCGTCGTCACGACGGCGACGAAGGAAGCCAGGATCAGGGCGCCGCGCACCACGCGTTCGACCTTGTGGCGGGCGCGAAAGGCCGGCGCGACGTGGCGCCACGACCAGCCCAGCCCGACTACGGCCAGAGCGAGGCCGCCGCCCAGCATGGCGGCGCGGGCGGTCGTGCGCATCGCGCTGTAGCGCTCGGCCGCAGCTACCAGCGCGGGATCGGCCTCGCGGCTTACCGCGTCGCCGGCCGCCAGATTGCGGATATCGTTCAGCAAAAGGCCGAGCATGTCGGTGGATTGCGCGGTTAACTCTGGGCCGAGATAGGAGATCAGCAGGGCTTCAAGGATGCGCTCTTCGAACAGCAGCCAAAACAGCAATATGATGAGCGACGGCAGCGCGCACCAAAGAGCGACATACCAGCCGTGATAGCTCGGCATGGAATGCGGGCGAATTGCTTGTTTGCCAGCGGTGCCAAGCAATCTCCGCCGTGCCAGAAAATAGCCGAACGCGGCGATCGCGCCGAGCGCGATGAGAAGAATGAGTAGCTGCACGCGCTTGCGGCCTCCGCTCGCGCCCATGAATCAATACGCCGTCGCGCCGCCTGAATCATGTCGGCAGCGCTATCGGACAGGCGAGACATACTCCGCCAATGTTACGGTTTTATGACGGCGGCTTTGCAGAGCGATTTAGAACTCTGGCGAACTACTCGGCGTGGATCGTGAATTCGCCGTCTGCGCCGGAGAACAGACCCGGGCCGGGCTCCATTTCATCGGCGGGATCCTGCCATTTGCTGGTATGCAGCGGCTTGCCGCCACAGGCGGAAACAGCGAGCATAACGGTGACCAGCAACACGGCGGCAGATTTTAAGTGGCCACAACGGAGAAATGGATGGGCGCGGCGCATAGCGTCTCTCCCGCTAAAATTTCATCAGGGCGCCAACGCCGCCGATGGTGATATCCTCGGTTTGCACGGCGGGGATATCGGCCTCAAACATGCCGACGGTGGCATAAAACTGGGTGCTGAGCTTGTCGATTTTTTGTACAGCGGCGATGCTGTAGAACGTGCCTTCGCGATTGCTCCCGCCGGCATTTTCCGTTTCGGCATAATCGATGCTGACGGCAGTGCCGCCAATTTCCGTCAGTTCAAAGTCATGGCCGAGTTTGACGTACCAGAATTGCTCATCGTCGCGGCCCGCCGCTTCCAGGTCCTCAACGGAATAGCTGCCGGTCAGGCTGGTGCCGAACGGCGCCTTGACCGAGCCGGAAAAGCCAAGGCCGGTTTTTTGAGCTGTTGGTGAGGCATCCCAGTAGCTGGTGGCAAGAGCCACTTCATAGCCATCGAATTCGCGGCCATAACGCGCCGCGACATCCCATTCATCGCCGTCGACCCAGGAGGTCGAAAGCTTGACGCCGGCGAATGTCGGGCTGTCATAACGTACCCGGTCATCTCGGCTCAGGCCGTCCTGGGTGTCGAACAGATCATCTACCGTCACGCCCGACGACGTGCCCCCGGTGCCTGAGAGACGGAATAACAAGGAACTGCCGAGACTGGAGAAGCCGGAACTTGAGATTGCCCCAGTGCCGGACAAATCCACTTCTACCGAACCGTCGGAGGCGGTCGATCCCTGGCCTAAATAGAGCTTGCCCAACTTGGCGTTGTTAAACCACAGCTCGAGTTTGCGCTCGGTGAAGCTGTTGCTGGCGATAACAGAGGTATTTTGGTCAATCGTGACGTCGGCGGTCGAGTTTGATGCGAACTCCGCCTCGATCAGCATGCCGGCGGTCCAATCCTCGTCCATTTTGGTCTTGCCGGCAAAGCGCAAGCGGGTCGACGCCATGTCATTGTCGGCCTGAAACCAGCGCGCCTGATTGCCGTCGTCGGCATAGAAAACCATGCGGCTGAGCTGGCCGGATATGCTGAGAGAGGTGTTTGCCTGTCCAGACGTGACGGTCGGGCCCGCAGCGTAAGATTCGGCCTTAACCGCGGCGACCGCTTGCTCGTTCTGATGCACATCGTCGCGTAGTTCTTGCAGATCGCGGGCCAGGCTTTCGATCTGGTTTTTTAGTGCGGCGTTTTCCGCTTTGATATCGGATAGGTCGTCCGCGGCGGCGGGGGCCGCCAATATAAGTGGCGCGCTGATGATAGCTGCGCTCATCAGAAGCCCGGCGCGGGCGATCCGGCGGGTATGCGTTTGGTTTATCTTCAATCGCTCAATCATTGGTGTGTTCCAATTGCCTTGTTTTGCCGGGGTGCTGCTTAAACTTGCTCGCGTCAGCCATCTCACTCGAATATCAGTTTGCTTGCGTTTGGAAAGCTGACCGTTTCGGAGCCGCTCAACAGTTTGTTTGTGCATTTATATTGCCGTTTGCCGTGAGGCATCTTGCCACGGTTTGGTTAACTTCCTATGAGCGGGATGTTGCCGTTGCGTAACAGAGCTTTGTTTCGAGCATCCAAATGTTATTGCGAATGATTATCGTTTGCAACACCTGATTTTGGAAATCGGATCAGTCTTGTTGTGGTGTGCGCGCGGTGTGCGGGAAGCGGAGCGTGAAGATGCTGCCTTTTCCCGTCTCCGATTCGATTGCCAGCGTTGCGCGGTGGCGGCTGGCGACATGTTTGACGATGGCGAGCCCGAGGCCGGTGCCGCCAAGCTCGCGCGAACGCGCGGTATCGACGCGATAGAAACGTTCGGTCAGACGCGGCAAGTGCTGGCGTGCTATGCCGTCGCCCTCATCGGCGATCGACACCAGGATATCGCCGGCTTGTGAAGCGCCGCTGGTGGCGGCGCCTTGGTCCGATGCTTCGTGCCACGCGCGGATGCGCACAGTGCCGCCTTCGCCGCCATATTTGATCGCGTTGTCGACAAGGTTTTGAAAGAGCTGCGTCAGTTCGCCGGCATCGCCGGTTAAGGGCGGAAGGCCCGCCGCGATATCTTGTTCGATGGTTGCTGCGCGCGCGGCGGCGCGAAATTCGAGATTTGTGGCAACAGTAGCGAGCACTGCCGGTAGGTCCACGCGATCCGTCGGCGGCGTCTGCTCGTTCATCTCGATGCGCGAGAGCGAGAGTAAATCCTCCACCAGCCGCGTCATGCGTTCAGCATGCTGGGCCATGATGGCGAGGAAGCGCCCGCGCGCCTCGGCATCGTCCTTGGCGGGCCCGCTCAGGGTTTCGATGAAGCCGCTCAATGTCGCGAGCGGCGTACGAATTTCATGGCTCGCGTTGGCGACGAAATCGGCGCGCATTTGATCGGCGCGGCGCACTGCCGTCATATCGACCAGCGCTAGCACGATCGCGGTGCCGTCCGCCGCATGCTCCTTGAGCGGCTCGATCCGGGCGGAAAAATGACGTCGCACTGGCGCCTGTAAGGTAAAGGCGGCATCTTGTCCGGCGCCCGTGCGCTCCGCCTCTTCCAGCGCTGCGACGACGTCAGGGTTGCGCAGCACGGCCGACATGTCGCGTCCCGCAAGTTCGCCGCCGAGCAAATTCTCCGAGGCTCGGTTGGCGCGCACCACTTTGTGCCCCTCGTTTAGCAGCAACACCGGACCGGGCAGCGCGTCCAAGGCACGTTCCATGCCGTCCACGTCGCTTCTAAGGCGCGCCGTGCGCTGCCCAATTTCACGTTCGGCGCGCTGCCCGGACTGAGTCAATTCGCGGCCGATGCGCGTTCGCGCGCTTGCCGCGGTGACTGCACCGCCGCGCACCAATTGCTCCAATTGGTTTTTTACCTGGAGCAAATCGCCGAGCAGCCAATGAATGGCGGCGGCGCTGATCAAAGTCAGGCCGAGCCAGGTC carries:
- a CDS encoding adenosine kinase is translated as MTQPSMDVVGIGNAIVDVIAHAEDSFLVDHALAKGTMTLIDAVQAEALYGAMGVGVEVSGGSAANTMVGLALLGGAAGYVGKISEDTLGGVFGHDIGAAGVRFETAPSVDSAPTARCLILVTDDAQRTMNTYLGACVELGPDDIDEAFIAAAKITYMEGYLWDPPGAKQAFRKAQGIAAAHGRRVALSLSDPFCVERHRAELRELVEHHVDILFANEDEILSLYQVGDFDAALQQVSKHCEIAALTRSEHGSVVVGRGEVHVIGAAPVARVKDTTGAGDLYAAGFLYGITHDFDLARCGRLGALAAAEVISHFGPKPESDIAQLVAASGRPPAV
- a CDS encoding glutathione S-transferase family protein, with translation MGQLVDGVWQTETLEVRSKDGSFVRADTQFRDQITADGASGFKAEKGRYHLYISLACPWAHRTLIYRQLKGLEDAISVSVVDPFMADQGWQFGDSEGCIADPLFAAGYMYEIYTQARSDYSGRVTVPVLWDRERATIVSNESSEIIRMMNSEFAALTAETPDYCPLELRSEIDAVNDRVYADINNGVYRTGFAAAQRAYEQAFDQLFAALDWLEERLRTRRYLCGAQLTEADWRLFPTLVRFDPVYFGHFKCNLRRIADYPCLSSYLRELYQIPGIAELCNFRHIKEHYYRSHESLNPTRIVPRGPEMYLNQPHDRDQL
- a CDS encoding AmpG family muropeptide MFS transporter, which gives rise to MTNGRSPATPPGDGLGSAAGKSWRATLLNYRDRRIAAILFLGLSSGLPLALVLGTLGIWLAREGIDKTTVGLFSAVTLPYTLKFLWAPLLDRAPFPLLTRWLGQRRGWTVASQVALIPAICAMALTDPAANPALMAGFALLVSFCSASQDVVIDAYRVELLEEEKIGVGASTVVLGYRVGMLVSGAGALYLAEGLDWSVVYFIMAALMLIGVATILLSREPVRGIDIETERRERRVGEYLASRPELTGRRAVVLAWAYGAVIGPFADFTTRPLWLVILLFIVFFKLGDSMAGVMTGYFMVELGFSNAEIAYVGKIFGFGATMVGFVAGGWLIAQMGMLWALWICGGLQMLSNMMFAVQAMVGHDTGMLAAAVGVENLAGGMGTAALVAYLSSLCNLAYTATQYALLSAIAALGRTFLAAPAGRLAEMLDWAPFFLVTTLAALPGLALLLWLTVAHRQSVARSDVDAPETP
- the phoB gene encoding phosphate regulon transcriptional regulator PhoB, which codes for MKPYVLVVDDEADLLTLVRYNLERGGFEVGEAVNGEEAMTMIAERCPDLVILDWMMPRISGIEVCRRIRRATQTQNLPIIMLTARGEESDRVRGLDYGADDYIVKPFSPSELVARVRAVLRRLRPAFEAEIIQFADVTMDLAKYRVTRGGDPIRLAPTEFRLLRHFMEHPGRVFSREQLLDAVWGREIYLESRTVDVHVRRLRRTLNAGGKQDIIRTVRAAGYALDEHA
- the phoU gene encoding phosphate signaling complex protein PhoU yields the protein MPKHTVKRYDEELNQMTDTILRMGGMVEQQLAKAITALIKRDPELAATVIADDQPIDQLEHEIDQLVMRLLALRQPMAADLRLITASLKISSDLERIGDYAANVAKRASALSQVEPMRPVAVIPRMSQIVQGMIKDVLDAYLARDAEKALAVWRRDEEVDETYNSLFRELLTYMMEDPRHITPCTHLLFIAKNIERMGDHATNIAETITFLVTGKPLSEARPKGDTTPFATAPDRAGDEAVKP
- the pstB gene encoding phosphate ABC transporter ATP-binding protein PstB — translated: MDPASIQEEQAPAHKMQITGLNVFYGANQALFDVDMNVAEKRVSALIGPSGCGKSTFLRCLNRMNDIIEGCNVSGEVLLDGGDIYARELDVIQLRARVGMVFQKPNPFPKSIYDNVAYGPRIHGLAENAGELDEIVENSLRRAGLFVEVADRMNASATSLSGGQQQRLCIARAIAISPEVILMDEPCSALDPIATAKVEELIDELKEDFTIAIVTHNMQQAARVSQYTAFFHLGKLVEFGDTEAIFTNPEEKRTQDYITGRFG